A window of Streptomyces sp. NBC_01689 genomic DNA:
GCCGGTCAGCCATTCGTCCGTCAGTTCGGCGAGGGCGGTACGGCGCGGCGGCCCGGACCGCGCCCCCTCCTGGAGGAGGCGCAGCCGGGCCGCCGCGTAGCCGCTGGGTCCCGAGTCCTCTGCTTCCGTACGCCTGTCCGCACTCGTCACCCAGCGACTCCTGTTCGTTTCTTCAGCTCAGAGCGCGTCGGGGCCGCGCTCGCCGGTCCGGACCCTGACGGCCGTCTCGACGGGGAGGGACCAGACCTTGCCGTCACCGATCTTGCCCGTGCGGGCCGCTTTCACGACGACATCGATCAGCTGCTCGGCGTCGTCGTCCTCGACCAGCACCTCTATGCGGATCTTGGGGACCAGGTCGACGGTGTACTCGGCACCACGGTAGACCTCGGTGTGTCCGCGCTGGCGGCCGTAGCCGCTGGCCTCGGTGACCGTCAGGCCGTGCACGCCGAAGGCCTGCAGGGCTTCCTTGATCTCGTCGAGCCGGTGGGGCTTCACGACGGCGGTGATGAGCTTCATGCGTCCACCTTCTTGCTCTGCGTGCCCGCGAGGGCGGAGACAGAGCCGCCGACGATGCCGCCGCCCGCTCCGCTGAAGTCGTATGCGGTCTCGGCGTGCTCGGCCTGGTCGATGCCGGCGATCTCCTCGTCCTCGGTCACCCGCATGCCCATCGTCCTGTCGATGAGGAAGGCGAGGATCGCGGAGACGACGAGGGAGTAGCCGAGGACGGCGAAGACGCCGGCGCACTGCTTCCAGAACTGGGTGAGGCCGCCGCCGTAGAAGAGTCCTTCGACGGTGGACTGGCCCTTGCCGCTGGCGAAGAAGCCGATCAGCAGGGAGCCGATGACACCGCCGACGAGGTGCACGCCGACCACGTCGAGGGAGTCGTCGTAGCCGAGCTTGTACTTCAGGCCGACGGCCATGGCGCAGACCACACCGGCGATGGCGCCGACGGCGATCGCGCCGAGCGGGGAGACCGCGCCGCCGGAGGGGGTGATGGCGACCAGGCCGGCGACCGCGCCGGAGGCGGCGCCCAGCGTGGTGAACGCGCCGTGGCGGATCTTCTCGTAGATGAGCCAGGCCAGCATGGCGGCGGCGGTGGCGACCTGGGTGTTGACGAACATCAGCGCGCCGACGCCGTCGTCGTTGCCGAGCCACGAGCCGGCGTTGAAGCCGAACCAGCCGAACCACAGCAGACCGGAGCCGAGCATGACCAGCGGGAGGCTGTGCGGACGCATCGGGTCCTTCTTGAAGCCGACGCGCTTGCCGATGACCAGGATCACGCCGAGCGCCGCGGCACCCGCGTTGATGTGGACGGCCGTACCGCCGGCGAAGTCGATCACCCCGAGGTCGAACGCCCAGCCGCCGGTGCCCCACACCCAGTGGGCGACCGGGAAGTACACGACCGTGGCCCACAGGGTGATGAACAGCGACCAGGCCGTGAACTTCACCCGGTCCGCCAGCGCACCGCTTATCAGGGCGGGCGTGATGATGGCGAACATCAGCTGGAAGACCATGAAGACGAAGACCGGGATGGTGTAACCGGGCCACAGCTGCGTCAGTCCGATGTCACTGAGACCGACCCAGTCCGAGGTCCACCCGATGAAGGAGCCCTTGTCCGTGCCGAAGGCGAGGGAGAAGCCGTACAGGACCCACAGGATCGTGATGATCCCCATGCTGATGAAGCTCATCATCAGCATGTTCAGGGTGCTCTTGACCCGGACCATGCCTCCGTAGAAGAAGGCCAGGCCGGGGGTCATGATCAGCACCAGGGCGGAACAGATGAGCATGAACCCGGTGTTGGCGGCCGAGAGCTTGGGAGCTTCTGCGGCTAGCGTGATGGCTGGTGCCATCGGCGTCTCCTCGTCGTTGGTACGGCCCCGTGCGGGCGAAGCCTGAGCGGTCATGAGGGGTGGGCCGGTTATGCGCCATGAGATTGACGCAGCGCGGTTTCCGTCGACGCCCCTCGATGTTTCGCCGCAGTGACGAAGGCGTCTCGTGTGTTACGCGTGGATGAACTGCCCGATACCGGGCGGAGCGATCGTTATTGTTGCGCAACCTTCCCCGGATACGAAGAAACCGGCCACGGTCGGTCGTCCGATGACCTGGCATGGGGGAGCCGAGTCGGGCAGTTCGGGACGACCGGCCGTGGCCGGGGTACTGGGGCCGGACCGCTTGCGCGGCCCGGGATCAGACCGCCTCGGCGGTCTCCGGCAGGTCCACGGCGAGCTGCTCGGCGAGGTCCACGACCTCCGCGAGCTCACCGAAGTCGCGGACGGCCGTGTCGACCGTCTTTCGGATACGAGTGCTCACGCGCTCCGAGCGCACTTTCCTGGCGACCGCCATCGCGTCCTTGGCCAGTACCGCACTCTGTTCGGGCTCGCGCCGCAGCAGGTGCACGGTGGCCATGCCGATGAGGTTGAGCGCGTACGAGCGCTGGTGCTCGGTGTCCTTGGCGAAGAGGTCGACGGCCTTCTGCATCAGGGGTTCGGCCAGTGAGGCGTAGGCGGGACTGCGGCCCGCGACGTAGGCGAGGTCGCGGTAGGAGTGCGAGTTCTCGCCGTGCAGCTCGGCCCGCGAGAAGAAGCGGATCCAGTCGGGATCGGGGTCGTCCCAGTCGTGGACGTCCTCGAAGCTGTCCTCGGCCATCCGGACGGCGCGCTTGCACTTCCCCGGCTGTCCCATGTTGGCGTAGGCGCGGGCCTCCATCGCATACAGCATGGACTGGGTGCGCGGGCTCGCGCAGTCCCGGCTCCCGTACTGTGCGAGATGGATCAGCTCCAGCGCGTCGTCGGGCCGGCCGAGGTGGATCATCTGGCGGCTCATGCTGGAGAGGATGTACGAGCCCAGCGGCTTGTCACCGGCCTCCTTGGAGGCGTGCAGGGCGAGCACGAAGTACTTCTGGGCGGTGGGCTGGAGACCCACGTCGTAGCTCATCCAGCCCGCCAGCTCGGCCAGCTCGGCGGCGACCTTGAACAGACGCCTGCTGGTCACCGCGGGCTGGGGCTCCTGGAGCAGGTCGGTCACCTCGTGCAGCTGGCCGACGACCGCCTTGCGCCGCAGACCGCCGCCGCACTGGGCGTCCCACTGGCGGAACATCACGGTGGTGGACTCCAGGAGCTCCAGCTCCGGCGCGGAGAGCCGGCCGGCGCGGCGGGCGGCGGCCGGATGCTCGGGCTCCTCGGGGGGCGGCGTGGGGGTCGGCACGAGCCAGCGCTGCATCGGTTCGATGAGGGACGGCCCGGCCGACAGGGCCAGCGAGCTGCCCAGGAAGCCGCGGCGCGCGAGCATCAGGTCGCTGCGCGAGTACTCGCTGATCAGAGCCACGGTCTGCGGGCCGGTCCAGGGCAGGTCGACGCCCGACACGGAAGGTGACTGGTGCGCGGCGCGCAGCCCGAGGTCCTCGACGGCGACGACACAGCCGAACCGCTCCGAGAACAGCTCGGACAGGATCCGCGGGATCGGCTCCCGCGGGTTCTCCCCGTCCAGCCAGCGGCGCACACGTGAAGTGTCCGTGGAGATGTGACTGGCCCCCAGTTGACGGGCCCTGCGGTTCACTTGACGCGCCAGCTCGCCCTTCGACCAGCCACTGCGCACGAACCACGAGCCCAACAGCTCATTCGGGCGCTTGTCAGCGTTCACACCGCTTCCGCCGTTGCCGCCCACTGGAACGCCCCCATCCCTGAGACCACTTGTACGCTGCGTGCGCCAAGCCCTATCAGAATGCCGGTAAATACGGCCGCACGTCCGGTGGTTCTCACCCTTCGAACGGGAACCCGAGTTGCCCCCGGCATACCCACGAGTGCATGTGTCCTCAGGACTCGTGCACACAAAGTAATCCTACGATCACCCGTCCAGCCATGGCGATCCGTGAAACGCCACCTTTCGCCACCCCTTCGAATGAACTCCGGATCGCCAGTACGCGATTCACTTGACATAGGACAGCCGGAAATGGGCGCAGCGGTGCATGCGGGGGCGCACGCGACGGAACGCACCCCTCGGAGCGCTCCCATGCGCCGCCGGGGCCGGACGGCGTCCGGGGACTTGGGCACGGACGAGGGCACGGGCACACGCGCGGGCACAGGGAGTGATGGATCGCATCCGGGTCGTAACCGCGGGTGCGTCGGACCCGTTGGAGGGGGCATGGGCTTCACGATCGGCAGCAGCCGGGGGATTCGCGAGATCCGGCCCGGCTCCCGCCGCCGCGGGCGCTCTTCGGAGTGCACCGCGGTGGCCGAGTTCACCGGACTGTGGGGCTGGGACGTGGTTCCCGGCGCCCGGGCCGCGGCGGGGGTGTGTTCCTGCGGGCGGTCCGGCTGCCCCGCGCCGGGGGCGCATCCGCTCGACTTCGCGCCGGTGATCCGGGCGGGCGCGACGCTCGACGAGGTGTCCGAGGCCTGGTCCGAGTTCCCGGGTGCCGCGATGATGCTGCCGGTCGGGCGCGCCTTCGACGTGCTGGAGGTCGCCGAGCCCGCCGGGCGGCGCGCACTGGTCCGGCTGGAGCGGATGGGGCTGCCCAC
This region includes:
- a CDS encoding ammonium transporter; amino-acid sequence: MAPAITLAAEAPKLSAANTGFMLICSALVLIMTPGLAFFYGGMVRVKSTLNMLMMSFISMGIITILWVLYGFSLAFGTDKGSFIGWTSDWVGLSDIGLTQLWPGYTIPVFVFMVFQLMFAIITPALISGALADRVKFTAWSLFITLWATVVYFPVAHWVWGTGGWAFDLGVIDFAGGTAVHINAGAAALGVILVIGKRVGFKKDPMRPHSLPLVMLGSGLLWFGWFGFNAGSWLGNDDGVGALMFVNTQVATAAAMLAWLIYEKIRHGAFTTLGAASGAVAGLVAITPSGGAVSPLGAIAVGAIAGVVCAMAVGLKYKLGYDDSLDVVGVHLVGGVIGSLLIGFFASGKGQSTVEGLFYGGGLTQFWKQCAGVFAVLGYSLVVSAILAFLIDRTMGMRVTEDEEIAGIDQAEHAETAYDFSGAGGGIVGGSVSALAGTQSKKVDA
- a CDS encoding bifunctional DNA primase/polymerase, yielding MGFTIGSSRGIREIRPGSRRRGRSSECTAVAEFTGLWGWDVVPGARAAAGVCSCGRSGCPAPGAHPLDFAPVIRAGATLDEVSEAWSEFPGAAMMLPVGRAFDVLEVAEPAGRRALVRLERMGLPTGPVTATPDGRAHFFVAPGAAAELPELLYRMGWDDASLDLHGLGPGTFVTAPPSDRACLGQVRWLRSPALDSATGPPQARLLLGTLAYVAHRSRA
- the nsdA gene encoding transcriptional repressor NsdA, whose protein sequence is MGGNGGSGVNADKRPNELLGSWFVRSGWSKGELARQVNRRARQLGASHISTDTSRVRRWLDGENPREPIPRILSELFSERFGCVVAVEDLGLRAAHQSPSVSGVDLPWTGPQTVALISEYSRSDLMLARRGFLGSSLALSAGPSLIEPMQRWLVPTPTPPPEEPEHPAAARRAGRLSAPELELLESTTVMFRQWDAQCGGGLRRKAVVGQLHEVTDLLQEPQPAVTSRRLFKVAAELAELAGWMSYDVGLQPTAQKYFVLALHASKEAGDKPLGSYILSSMSRQMIHLGRPDDALELIHLAQYGSRDCASPRTQSMLYAMEARAYANMGQPGKCKRAVRMAEDSFEDVHDWDDPDPDWIRFFSRAELHGENSHSYRDLAYVAGRSPAYASLAEPLMQKAVDLFAKDTEHQRSYALNLIGMATVHLLRREPEQSAVLAKDAMAVARKVRSERVSTRIRKTVDTAVRDFGELAEVVDLAEQLAVDLPETAEAV
- a CDS encoding P-II family nitrogen regulator; amino-acid sequence: MKLITAVVKPHRLDEIKEALQAFGVHGLTVTEASGYGRQRGHTEVYRGAEYTVDLVPKIRIEVLVEDDDAEQLIDVVVKAARTGKIGDGKVWSLPVETAVRVRTGERGPDAL